The following proteins are co-located in the Nitrospira sp. genome:
- the lepB gene encoding signal peptidase I, producing MSVDPNPRPDDVPASTSPVPPPAPSAPSADEPRAAVADQPTHKSILREYAEAIIIAMLLAFAIRVFVVQAFKIPSGSMIPTLLVGDHILVSKLSYGLQWPTDCKFQPGFPPVTCYSSHTVIPFGSIQRGDIIVFRFPEDEDKDFIKRVIGLPGDTIQVRNKVVHINGTPFNDQAFTQHTDPPIHDGHISPRDNFGPVTVPEDAYFVMGDNRDHSLDSRFWGYVRTEKVRGKAFRIYWSWSGQGSWTEWVRWERLGKAIQ from the coding sequence ATGAGCGTCGATCCCAATCCACGCCCTGACGACGTCCCTGCCTCGACGAGCCCCGTTCCGCCTCCCGCGCCGTCGGCCCCATCTGCCGACGAACCTCGCGCTGCCGTTGCCGACCAACCGACACATAAATCGATCCTACGCGAATATGCGGAAGCCATCATCATTGCGATGTTGCTCGCGTTCGCCATCCGCGTCTTCGTGGTGCAGGCGTTCAAGATTCCCTCCGGTTCGATGATTCCCACACTACTGGTGGGTGATCATATTCTGGTCAGCAAATTATCCTACGGTCTCCAGTGGCCGACGGACTGCAAATTTCAACCGGGCTTTCCACCAGTCACCTGTTATTCCTCGCACACGGTTATTCCGTTCGGGTCGATCCAGCGTGGCGACATTATCGTGTTTCGTTTTCCCGAAGATGAAGACAAGGACTTCATCAAGCGCGTGATCGGCTTGCCTGGCGATACCATCCAGGTGCGGAATAAAGTCGTGCATATCAACGGCACTCCGTTCAATGACCAGGCCTTCACACAGCACACCGATCCGCCCATCCATGACGGGCACATCAGCCCGCGAGACAATTTCGGTCCGGTGACGGTGCCGGAGGATGCGTACTTCGTGATGGGAGACAACCGGGATCACAGTCTCGACAGTCGGTTCTGGGGATATGTGCGCACGGAGAAAGTGCGCGGCAAAGCCTTTCGCATTTACTGGTCGTGGAGCGGCCAAGGATCGTGGACGGAATGGGTACGATGGGAAAGGTTAGGAAAAGCCATCCAGTAG
- the rfaE1 gene encoding D-glycero-beta-D-manno-heptose-7-phosphate kinase, producing the protein MGKVRKSHPVGRSGQTGASSGQESDDSTVDQAGLATYIQRFSQASVLVIGDLILDHYVWGRVSRISPEAPVPVVHVESESLKLGGAANVFNNILALGGQADICGVIGADESGRLLLKELGGRRQGRGGVVIDQSRPTTRKSRVVAHNQQIVRYDVERRNELSGLLQRRILRYVESRLKELSCLVVSDYAKGVVTASLMAELTRLAGQRKIPIVVDPKVEHFSYYKGVTVVTPNHLEATQAAGVQGEDDKAINKAGLMLRQRLGCQTVLVTRGERGMSVYQGHGDHWHIPTRARQVYDVTGAGDTVVGTLALALSTGASMREAATLANQAAGVVVGMVGTATVTAAQLTDALGQS; encoded by the coding sequence ATGGGAAAGGTTAGGAAAAGCCATCCAGTAGGGCGGTCCGGGCAGACCGGAGCGTCCAGCGGGCAGGAGAGCGACGATTCGACGGTGGATCAAGCCGGGCTTGCCACCTATATCCAACGCTTCTCGCAGGCCAGCGTGCTGGTCATCGGCGATTTGATCCTGGATCACTATGTGTGGGGTCGGGTCAGCCGGATTTCCCCGGAGGCCCCCGTGCCCGTCGTGCACGTCGAGTCTGAATCACTCAAGCTCGGCGGCGCAGCCAACGTGTTCAACAATATCTTGGCGCTCGGCGGCCAGGCCGATATCTGCGGAGTCATCGGGGCAGACGAGAGCGGGCGGCTCCTCCTCAAGGAATTGGGCGGACGCAGGCAGGGACGGGGCGGAGTCGTCATCGATCAAAGCCGACCGACGACCAGAAAGTCACGCGTCGTCGCCCACAATCAGCAAATCGTGCGGTATGACGTTGAACGGCGCAACGAACTCTCCGGCCTCCTGCAGCGGCGTATTCTTCGGTACGTCGAATCGCGCCTGAAGGAACTCTCCTGCCTGGTGGTCTCCGACTATGCCAAGGGCGTCGTCACCGCCTCGCTGATGGCAGAGTTGACTCGTTTGGCAGGACAGCGCAAGATCCCCATTGTCGTCGATCCCAAAGTGGAACATTTCAGTTATTACAAGGGTGTGACCGTCGTCACCCCGAACCATTTGGAGGCCACCCAGGCCGCCGGTGTACAAGGGGAGGACGATAAGGCGATCAATAAAGCCGGCCTGATGCTGCGCCAGCGATTGGGGTGTCAGACGGTCCTTGTCACCAGAGGCGAACGAGGGATGAGCGTGTATCAGGGCCACGGCGACCATTGGCATATTCCCACACGTGCCCGGCAAGTCTATGACGTCACCGGCGCCGGCGACACCGTCGTCGGAACGCTGGCCCTGGCTCTGTCGACCGGCGCCAGTATGCGGGAGGCCGCCACGCTGGCCAATCAAGCCGCTGGGGTCGTCGTCGGGATGGTCGGCACCGCCACCGTCACCGCGGCTCAGTTGACGGATGCTCTGGGGCAGAGTTGA
- the kdsB gene encoding 3-deoxy-manno-octulosonate cytidylyltransferase translates to MLWGRVDVRRSVTVVIPARYGSSRFPGKPLVDLLGKPMIQHVYEQAKACRVVDDVLVATDDDRIKRAVEGFGGQVLMMTEPYRTGTDRVAAVAKTRGGDCYIDLQGDEILLHPDLITDLVEPFLASGAPMGTLKRRIDSDQDLQNAGVVKVTTDREGNALYFSRAPIPLVRDDPKRSAVPGLHFIHLGLYIYTRETLASLTALPTGILEEAEKLEQLRALENGIQIRVWETSQMSLRIDSPEDVPVALAQLRAYTSKAGSTQP, encoded by the coding sequence ATGCTCTGGGGCAGAGTTGACGTGAGACGTTCGGTCACGGTCGTCATTCCGGCCCGGTATGGCTCTTCGCGATTTCCCGGCAAGCCGCTTGTGGACCTGCTGGGGAAACCGATGATCCAGCATGTGTATGAGCAGGCGAAGGCTTGCCGCGTGGTGGATGACGTGCTGGTGGCCACGGACGACGACCGTATCAAGAGGGCCGTCGAAGGATTCGGAGGCCAGGTCCTCATGATGACGGAGCCCTATCGCACCGGCACCGACCGCGTGGCGGCCGTCGCCAAGACTCGTGGCGGTGATTGTTACATCGACCTGCAGGGGGATGAAATTTTGCTGCATCCCGACCTGATCACGGACCTGGTCGAACCATTTCTGGCCAGCGGCGCGCCGATGGGCACCCTCAAACGGCGGATCGACTCCGACCAGGATTTGCAGAACGCCGGCGTGGTCAAAGTCACGACTGACCGGGAGGGCAATGCCCTCTATTTTTCACGGGCGCCGATTCCGCTGGTTCGCGACGATCCGAAACGGTCGGCCGTCCCGGGATTACATTTCATTCATTTGGGTCTGTATATCTATACGCGTGAGACCCTCGCGAGCCTGACGGCATTGCCGACCGGGATTCTGGAAGAAGCGGAAAAACTCGAGCAGTTACGCGCGCTGGAAAACGGAATCCAGATTCGCGTCTGGGAGACGTCCCAGATGTCCCTGCGCATCGATAGCCCAGAGGACGTGCCGGTGGCCTTGGCCCAACTGCGGGCCTATACCAGCAAAGCGGGAAGCACTCAACCATGA
- a CDS encoding CTP synthase yields MSKLIFVTGGVVSSLGKGLASASIGNLLESRGLKITFLKLDPYINVDPGTMNPYQHGEVYVTDDGAETDLDLGHYERYTSLTLTRENNYTTGRIYHSVITKERRGDYLGGTVQVVPHVTDEIKQCIMRTSQGMDVTIVEIGGTVGDIESLPFLEAIRQIPYDVGRDNVLYVHLTLVPYIGAAGELKTKPTQHSVNKLREIGIQPNILLCRTDRYLPPELKAKIAMFCNVEKDAVITAKDVETIYEVPIVFRKEGLDELIVRQLKLETGPPNLREWDAMVQKIKHPKHEVSIALVGKYAGLKECYKSLAEALVHGGIDHETRVNVTWIESEDVERQGTERILREADGILIPGGFGSRGIEGKIVTIQYAREHQIPFLGLCLGMQCATIEFARNVAGLTGANSAEFNAQSPHPVIHLMSDQQSVNDKGGTMRLGAYTCTLGEGTLAQKMYGVSEVRERHRHRYEFNNAYREQLTTKGLVLSGLSPDGRLVEIVELPNHPWFLATQFHPEYKSRPHHPHPLFSGFVGAALRRKCGH; encoded by the coding sequence ATGAGCAAGCTGATCTTTGTGACCGGGGGTGTCGTCTCGTCGCTCGGAAAGGGACTGGCTTCGGCGTCTATCGGCAATCTCCTGGAAAGCCGCGGGTTGAAGATCACCTTTTTGAAGCTCGACCCGTACATCAACGTCGATCCCGGCACCATGAATCCCTACCAGCACGGCGAGGTCTACGTCACGGATGACGGGGCGGAGACCGATCTCGACCTGGGGCACTACGAACGCTACACTTCTCTCACGCTCACACGCGAAAATAACTATACGACCGGCCGCATTTATCACTCGGTGATCACGAAAGAGCGGCGCGGAGATTATCTGGGCGGCACAGTCCAGGTGGTACCGCATGTGACCGATGAGATCAAGCAGTGCATCATGCGAACGTCGCAAGGCATGGATGTCACGATCGTGGAGATCGGCGGCACGGTCGGCGACATCGAAAGCCTTCCGTTTCTGGAAGCGATCAGGCAAATTCCCTATGACGTGGGGCGCGACAACGTGCTCTATGTGCATTTGACGCTGGTCCCCTATATCGGTGCGGCCGGTGAGTTGAAAACCAAACCCACTCAGCATTCCGTCAATAAGCTGCGCGAAATCGGTATTCAGCCGAACATCCTGTTATGCCGCACGGATCGCTATCTTCCACCCGAACTCAAGGCCAAGATCGCCATGTTCTGCAACGTGGAGAAGGACGCGGTCATTACGGCCAAGGATGTCGAGACCATCTACGAAGTGCCGATCGTGTTCCGCAAGGAAGGGCTGGATGAACTGATCGTGCGCCAACTGAAGCTCGAAACCGGTCCGCCCAATCTGCGCGAATGGGATGCGATGGTGCAGAAGATCAAGCATCCCAAACACGAGGTGTCGATCGCGCTTGTCGGGAAATATGCCGGGCTGAAAGAATGTTACAAGAGCCTGGCGGAGGCGCTGGTCCACGGCGGCATCGACCACGAAACCCGCGTCAATGTCACCTGGATCGAATCCGAAGATGTGGAACGGCAGGGGACGGAGCGAATCCTGCGAGAGGCTGACGGCATTCTCATTCCCGGCGGGTTCGGCTCTCGGGGCATCGAAGGCAAGATTGTCACCATTCAGTATGCGCGGGAACACCAGATTCCGTTCCTCGGCCTTTGTCTGGGCATGCAATGCGCCACGATCGAGTTTGCGCGCAACGTTGCCGGCCTGACCGGCGCGAACAGCGCCGAGTTCAATGCACAGTCGCCGCATCCGGTCATCCATCTCATGTCCGATCAACAATCCGTCAATGACAAGGGCGGCACGATGCGCCTGGGCGCCTACACCTGCACATTGGGAGAGGGCACCCTGGCGCAGAAAATGTACGGCGTCAGCGAAGTGCGCGAACGGCATCGCCACCGGTACGAGTTCAACAATGCCTATCGCGAGCAATTGACCACCAAGGGCTTGGTGCTGAGTGGCCTGTCGCCGGATGGACGCCTGGTTGAAATCGTCGAACTGCCGAACCATCCCTGGTTTCTGGCCACGCAGTTCCATCCGGAATACAAGTCACGGCCGCATCATCCACATCCGTTGTTTAGCGGGTTTGTCGGAGCCGCATTACGCCGCAAATGCGGCCACTAA
- the kdsA gene encoding 3-deoxy-8-phosphooctulonate synthase: protein MQVGNFTVGAGHRPFLIAGPCVIESEQLVMDTAGQIAEITKALGMPYVFKSSFDKANRTSISSFRGPGLEKGLAVLAKVKQQIGVPILTDVHSEEQATEAGHVVDILQIPAFLCRQTDLLIAAAKTGKVVNIKKGQFLSPPEMGNAVKKVEDAGNRRIVLTERGSSFGYNNLVVDMRSFPIMRRFGYPVVFDATHSVQLPGGGGTKSSGQREFVEPLACAAAGAGCDGFFMEVHPDPDSALSDGPNMVPLKALHSLLERVLRICDAAAPQPVR from the coding sequence ATTCAAGTTGGGAATTTTACCGTCGGGGCGGGGCATCGGCCGTTTTTGATTGCCGGGCCTTGTGTGATCGAGAGTGAACAGCTCGTCATGGATACGGCGGGGCAAATCGCGGAAATCACGAAGGCGCTCGGTATGCCCTACGTATTCAAATCCTCCTTTGATAAGGCCAATCGCACGTCCATCTCCTCCTTTCGCGGACCAGGCTTAGAAAAGGGTCTTGCCGTGCTGGCCAAGGTCAAGCAGCAGATCGGCGTCCCGATTCTCACCGACGTGCATTCGGAAGAGCAGGCGACAGAGGCCGGCCATGTCGTGGACATTCTGCAGATTCCCGCCTTTCTCTGCCGCCAGACCGACCTGTTGATTGCCGCGGCGAAGACCGGCAAGGTCGTGAACATCAAGAAGGGCCAGTTTCTCTCGCCACCGGAAATGGGCAACGCGGTTAAGAAAGTGGAAGACGCCGGCAACCGCCGTATTGTCCTGACGGAGCGGGGCTCCTCCTTCGGGTACAACAATTTGGTCGTCGACATGCGTTCGTTTCCGATCATGCGCCGCTTCGGCTACCCCGTGGTCTTTGATGCCACGCACAGCGTGCAATTGCCCGGTGGAGGCGGCACCAAATCCAGCGGCCAGCGTGAATTCGTCGAACCCTTGGCCTGCGCGGCGGCAGGCGCCGGCTGCGACGGGTTCTTCATGGAAGTCCACCCGGATCCCGACTCCGCCTTGTCCGATGGGCCAAACATGGTGCCGCTCAAGGCGCTTCACTCACTTCTTGAACGGGTATTACGTATATGCGACGCAGCCGCTCCACAACCGGTCCGGTAA
- a CDS encoding KpsF/GutQ family sugar-phosphate isomerase — protein sequence MREGIRVLDIEARAVLDLKARLDERFARAVTLLYECQGKVVISGMGKSGLIGQKIAATLASTGTPSFFLHPAEGVHGDLGMLARRDVLIAISNSGETQEVLQLLPFVKRMNVPVVGMTGKMTSTLSKNSDVTLDVSVDEEACPLGLAPTASTTATLAMGDALAVALLQKRGFKHDDFAQFHPGGSLGRRLLVKVRDLMQHGDHLPRVRVDVSGADTILEMTSKKLGLTTVVNAKGALYGIVTDGDLRRFIQGGGDFSKVTAADLASRHPKTIGPDELATTAIALMEQYSITALVVIEPPNRLAGVIHLHDLLKHGIV from the coding sequence GTGCGCGAGGGCATTCGCGTGCTCGATATCGAAGCGCGCGCGGTGCTCGATCTCAAGGCCCGTCTGGATGAGCGATTCGCCAGAGCCGTGACGCTGCTGTACGAATGCCAGGGGAAAGTCGTCATTTCCGGCATGGGGAAGTCCGGTCTCATCGGCCAGAAGATTGCGGCGACCTTAGCCAGCACCGGAACCCCTTCGTTCTTTTTGCATCCGGCCGAAGGGGTGCATGGCGATTTGGGCATGTTGGCACGTCGGGACGTGCTGATTGCGATTTCCAACAGCGGGGAAACGCAGGAAGTCCTTCAACTGCTCCCGTTCGTCAAACGCATGAATGTGCCAGTCGTCGGCATGACGGGGAAGATGACCTCCACGTTGTCGAAAAACAGCGATGTCACGCTGGATGTGTCGGTCGATGAGGAAGCCTGCCCGTTGGGCTTGGCCCCGACCGCCAGCACCACCGCCACGCTCGCGATGGGCGATGCACTTGCTGTCGCGCTGCTCCAGAAGCGGGGATTCAAACACGACGATTTCGCGCAGTTCCATCCCGGCGGCAGTCTGGGGCGTCGCTTGCTCGTCAAGGTGCGCGATCTCATGCAACATGGCGATCACTTGCCCCGCGTGCGTGTCGATGTATCCGGGGCGGACACGATACTGGAAATGACCTCGAAGAAACTCGGGCTAACGACGGTCGTTAACGCCAAGGGCGCCTTGTATGGAATCGTCACCGACGGCGACCTGCGTCGCTTTATTCAGGGAGGCGGGGACTTCAGCAAGGTTACGGCAGCGGACCTGGCGAGTCGCCATCCCAAAACCATCGGACCGGACGAACTGGCCACGACGGCCATCGCATTGATGGAACAGTATTCGATCACCGCCTTGGTGGTCATCGAGCCGCCAAATCGGCTGGCCGGCGTCATCCACTTGCATGACCTGCTCAAACACGGCATTGTGTAG
- the pgsA gene encoding CDP-diacylglycerol--glycerol-3-phosphate 3-phosphatidyltransferase: protein MGDNWKETGLVLMRSAGQESNINLPNVLTLVRILLIPVFVMLLLDPTPDRSLAAALVFVIAAVTDLLDGYVARKTGQITKLGRLLDPIADKLLVLSALILLVQVDRVTALVAILIIAREVAVTGLRAIAASEGLIMSAEVTGKYKMALQVIAIVLLLLEGTVVEAIGNLHLAGIVTLYLSLILGYVSGAQYVWSFWRQVGAKGL, encoded by the coding sequence ATGGGAGATAACTGGAAGGAAACTGGGCTGGTCTTGATGCGGTCGGCTGGGCAGGAAAGCAATATCAATCTGCCCAACGTGCTGACGCTCGTCCGGATTCTGCTGATTCCGGTGTTCGTCATGCTCCTGCTCGACCCCACGCCGGATCGATCTCTGGCAGCCGCGCTCGTGTTCGTCATTGCAGCGGTCACGGACCTGCTGGACGGCTACGTCGCGCGGAAAACCGGACAGATCACGAAACTTGGACGGCTCCTGGACCCCATCGCCGATAAGCTGCTGGTTCTTTCCGCATTGATCCTGCTGGTACAAGTTGATCGTGTCACGGCGCTAGTGGCGATTCTGATTATCGCCCGGGAAGTCGCGGTCACCGGCCTCCGTGCAATTGCGGCCTCCGAAGGATTGATCATGTCGGCCGAAGTCACAGGCAAATACAAAATGGCCTTGCAGGTGATCGCCATTGTGCTGCTGCTCCTTGAGGGCACCGTGGTGGAAGCCATCGGCAACCTGCACTTGGCGGGCATCGTCACGTTGTATCTCTCCCTCATCCTGGGCTATGTGTCAGGCGCGCAATATGTCTGGAGCTTCTGGCGTCAGGTAGGAGCGAAAGGCCTTTAG
- the plsY gene encoding glycerol-3-phosphate 1-O-acyltransferase PlsY, giving the protein MDSSWLIGFLILFGYLLGSIPFGVVVSRLLGSVDPRSAGSKNVGFTNVLRVSSKKAGVLTLIGDIGKGWLAGWAASMLLHQEGAVLGVALASIIGHLHSLFLGFKGGKGVATALGAALGVAPGVGLTLMALWIGAVFLWRYSSGGALFAFAMFPIVSLLFHRSWLFIGFACVVSLLIWARHRDNLVRLWSGTESRIGQSS; this is encoded by the coding sequence ATGGACAGTTCCTGGCTCATCGGTTTCCTCATCCTCTTCGGCTATCTCCTTGGGTCGATTCCTTTTGGTGTCGTGGTCTCACGCCTGTTGGGCTCCGTCGATCCACGATCAGCGGGTAGCAAAAATGTGGGATTCACGAACGTCCTGCGCGTAAGCAGCAAGAAAGCCGGCGTGCTGACGCTGATCGGTGACATTGGCAAAGGATGGTTGGCAGGGTGGGCGGCCAGCATGCTCTTGCATCAAGAGGGAGCGGTGTTGGGCGTCGCTCTGGCTTCCATCATCGGCCATCTCCATTCCCTGTTCCTTGGATTCAAAGGGGGCAAAGGAGTAGCCACCGCGTTAGGGGCGGCACTGGGCGTCGCTCCTGGCGTTGGACTCACGCTGATGGCCCTGTGGATCGGCGCCGTGTTCCTGTGGAGGTATTCATCTGGAGGCGCGCTCTTCGCGTTTGCCATGTTTCCTATCGTCTCACTGCTGTTCCATCGTTCCTGGCTCTTTATCGGATTTGCCTGTGTGGTGAGCTTGCTCATCTGGGCGAGACACAGGGACAATCTGGTTCGTCTGTGGAGCGGAACAGAATCTCGTATCGGACAATCTAGTTAA
- a CDS encoding TrkA C-terminal domain-containing protein: MLSFELLARIRKELSLTGSALYETIVAIAERVNRKVHVLRLHGQATTILHQIHTIHQQIGQRVATAVAMPAGGFHPERTATIAPLDDVIRVASERIKGQRAALQQVERQIRELKIELAHEDLLTMQRELGLRDAAIERVVVARGAPVIGHPIGEFDLPPTTHIAAVFRGPFLLPLSDSMTLRPDDVVILVGLRHDLIHWLPHFHRPATSKTA, from the coding sequence ATGCTGTCTTTTGAGTTGTTGGCGCGCATCCGCAAGGAACTGTCCCTGACCGGCAGCGCACTCTACGAAACAATTGTGGCGATCGCCGAGCGCGTCAACCGCAAGGTTCACGTCCTCCGGCTGCATGGCCAGGCCACGACAATCTTGCACCAGATCCATACCATCCATCAGCAGATTGGCCAACGGGTTGCCACGGCGGTCGCCATGCCTGCCGGCGGGTTTCATCCGGAGCGTACCGCCACGATCGCACCGTTGGACGATGTCATTCGAGTCGCGTCTGAACGCATCAAGGGACAACGAGCGGCTCTGCAACAGGTCGAGCGCCAAATCCGCGAGCTCAAGATTGAATTGGCCCACGAAGACCTGCTGACGATGCAGCGTGAATTGGGCCTGCGGGATGCCGCCATTGAACGCGTGGTGGTGGCACGCGGAGCGCCGGTCATCGGCCATCCCATCGGCGAATTCGACCTCCCGCCCACAACCCATATCGCCGCCGTGTTTCGCGGACCATTCCTGCTTCCGCTCTCTGATTCCATGACTCTCAGGCCGGACGATGTCGTCATCCTGGTCGGCCTGCGCCATGACTTGATCCACTGGCTTCCCCATTTTCACCGCCCGGCCACCTCAAAGACCGCCTAA
- a CDS encoding Do family serine endopeptidase, whose amino-acid sequence MKTSISCSTAAVLGCGLALCLLGVPVSTLAAGETPPAPKKSSAGLRMLEELQTVITDLAEEAKPSVVSIFPVQATGRLRDAGERAPNSTGSGSGVIVDATGHIITNNHVVGDATEVEVRLSDKTKLFAQVIGKDPDTDLAVLKVTTDHPLPAARFGDSSGVKVGQWVLAVGNPFGLDRTVTLGVVSGIGRENINLSRYENFIQTDASINPGNSGGPLFDLRGDIIGINTAIINFAQGIGFAIPSNMAKQVMNQLINKGKVVRAWLGVGLQPLTPDLASKFGVDENEGVLVNEVFERDPAALAGIRPGDVITKVDGALVDTPNKLSRLVAALDPGSLALVEVVRDGKRINLNVALSERRDAAVVASLPQSRSDFKLGIDVQDLTAGLAEKFRLNESRGVLISKVESGSLAQAEGLREGDLIKEVNRVDTGTVGDFTIAVAKVKRGDTILLRVLREGRAFYVVLKPSDH is encoded by the coding sequence ATGAAGACATCGATCTCGTGTTCAACCGCCGCCGTGCTTGGATGTGGCCTTGCCCTGTGCTTACTCGGTGTGCCCGTTTCGACACTTGCCGCCGGAGAGACTCCCCCCGCACCGAAAAAATCCTCAGCGGGCTTGCGGATGTTGGAAGAACTCCAAACCGTCATCACAGACCTGGCTGAAGAGGCCAAGCCATCGGTCGTGAGCATCTTCCCCGTTCAAGCCACAGGACGTCTGCGGGATGCCGGCGAGCGCGCCCCGAACTCGACCGGTTCCGGATCCGGAGTCATCGTGGATGCCACTGGCCACATCATCACCAACAACCATGTCGTCGGCGATGCGACGGAAGTTGAGGTGCGCCTCTCCGACAAAACCAAACTCTTTGCCCAAGTGATCGGGAAAGACCCGGACACCGACCTGGCGGTCTTGAAGGTGACCACCGATCATCCCCTCCCCGCCGCCCGCTTCGGCGATTCGTCCGGCGTAAAGGTGGGACAGTGGGTCTTGGCCGTCGGCAATCCGTTCGGGCTGGATCGCACGGTGACGCTCGGCGTGGTCAGCGGCATCGGGCGGGAAAACATCAATCTGTCGCGGTATGAGAATTTCATTCAAACTGATGCGTCCATCAACCCCGGCAACTCCGGCGGGCCGCTGTTCGATCTGCGGGGAGATATTATTGGCATCAATACCGCGATCATCAACTTCGCCCAAGGGATCGGTTTCGCCATTCCGTCCAACATGGCCAAGCAGGTGATGAATCAGCTGATCAACAAAGGCAAAGTAGTCCGAGCTTGGTTGGGGGTCGGCCTGCAGCCGCTGACTCCGGACCTGGCGAGCAAGTTCGGCGTGGATGAAAATGAAGGCGTCCTGGTCAACGAGGTCTTCGAACGGGATCCGGCCGCCCTTGCCGGAATCAGACCGGGCGATGTCATTACCAAAGTGGATGGCGCGCTCGTCGACACCCCGAACAAATTGTCGCGCCTGGTCGCCGCACTCGACCCGGGATCCCTGGCCCTCGTGGAAGTCGTGCGGGACGGCAAACGGATCAATTTGAATGTCGCCTTAAGCGAACGCCGTGATGCAGCGGTGGTAGCCTCTCTGCCGCAAAGCCGCAGCGACTTTAAGCTCGGCATCGACGTGCAGGATTTGACGGCAGGCCTGGCAGAAAAGTTTCGTCTGAACGAAAGCCGAGGCGTGCTGATTTCCAAAGTGGAATCAGGCAGCCTGGCTCAGGCCGAAGGGTTGCGGGAAGGCGATCTGATCAAGGAAGTCAATCGGGTCGACACCGGCACCGTCGGCGACTTCACGATCGCTGTCGCCAAGGTTAAACGCGGCGATACGATCCTCCTCCGGGTGTTACGAGAAGGCCGCGCCTTCTACGTTGTGCTCAAACCATCCGACCACTGA